The following are from one region of the Coffea eugenioides isolate CCC68of chromosome 2, Ceug_1.0, whole genome shotgun sequence genome:
- the LOC113756510 gene encoding uncharacterized protein LOC113756510: protein MHLQTAADALRCKTFPMFLKGKARLWFQGLAPGSIRSFTELARQFAAQFVSSKTYSKNAAHLMAIKQKPDESLKNFTTRFNTESLQIRDKDENVVMAAFMNGLRVEELYYKLAEQLPKNLEELLTRAHAAANAEEAARLKRESDRELGYRRGRGNPPETKDDQARKNVFDRLSKDKAPAQPPLPEKGYTPLTRPRAQILAVMEAEGLGGRPPKMGTPRNKRNQDRYCAFHRDVGHDMEGCWALRKEIDDLIQRSFLGRFVQPGRPGQERGRAYPEERGEGYRRDRPKRRDAARGYSPDQGTQNLAGVINTIAGVPREETAIQPGRTGDLSPTEMIH, encoded by the coding sequence ATGCATCTACAAACCGCCGCGGATGCACTCCGTTGCAAGACCTTCCCCATGTTTCTGAAGGGTAAGGCCCGGCTCTGGTTCCAGGGTCTGGCACCGGGATCTATCCGGAGTTTCACCGAGCTGGCCAGACAGTTCGCCGCCCAGTTCGTCTCCTCGAAGACTTACTCGAAAAACGCGGCTCACCTGATGGCCATCAAGCAGAAGCCGGACGAGTCCTTGAAGAATTTCACGACTCGCTTCAACACAGAAAGCCTGCAGATCAGGGACAAGGATGAAAATGTGGTCATGGCTGCCTTCATGAACGGGCTAAGGGTAGAGGAACTCTACTACAAGCTTGCCGAACAGCTCCCCAAAAATCTGGAAGAGCTCTTGACCCGGGCTCACGCCGCCGCCAACGCAGAGGAGGCCGCCCGCCTGAAGCGAGAGTCAGATCGAGAACTCGGGTATCGGAGAGGACGGGGAAACCCCCCTGAAACCAAGGACGACCAAGCCAGGAAGAACGTCTTCGATCGCCTCTCTAAGGATAAAGCCCCCGCTCAACCGCCACTCCCGGAAAAAGGGTATACACCCCTGACTCGGCCTAGGGCACAGATCCTGGCTGTGATGGAGGCAGAGGGTCTAGGAGGACGACCGCCCAAGATGGGGACGCCCCGGAATAAAAGGAACCAGGACCGGTACTGTGCCTTCCACCGTGATGTAGGGCATGATATGGAGGGATGCTGGGCCTTGCGGAAGGAGATTGACGACTTAATCCAACGTAGTTTCTTGGGGCGGTTTGTGCAGCCAGGTAGGCCGGGCCAGGAGCGCGGACGTGCCTACCCCGAAGAGAGGGGCGAAGGCTACCGCCGAGACCGCCCTAAGCGGCGTGACGCGGCCCGAGGCTACTCCCCCGACCAGGGCACTCAGAATTTGGCAGGGGTTATAAACACCATAGCTGGGGTCCCACGGGAGGAGACAGCCATACAACCCGGAAGAACAGGCGACCTCTCCCCGACGGAGATGATTCACTGA